Within the Kineosporia corallincola genome, the region GAAGTAAGTAGTTCAGCACGCCGAGCCCGTCATCCCCGTGAGGGGGTGGCGGGCTCTCGGCGTTTCTCCTGCCAGAACGCGCAGCCCACGAGAAGGACCTGAAGAACGTTGCCAGAGGACGCCGCCGGCCCGGACCCCCGATCAGAGGACGACGTGGAGGCCGGCCCGCCCTCGTCGTCCACCATTGACGGTACGCTGATCCGGATCCGGCTCGATCTGGGTTACGACGGAACGGATTTCAGCGGCTGGGCCGCCCAGCCGGGCCGGCGCACGGTGGAGGAGGTCCTGGCCACCGGGCTCGGCACGATCCTGCGACTGCCGCGGCCACCGAAACTGACCGTGGCCGGCCGGACCGACGCCGGGGTGCACGCCCGGGCGCAGGTGGCCCACGTCGACGTGCCGCGTGAGGTGTGGGAACGGGTGCCCGGCCGCAGCGACCGGCCACCGGCGGCGGCCCTGCTGACCCGCCTGGCCGGGGTGCTGCCGGGAGACGTGCGGGTGCACGGGGCCTCGATCGCCCCGGCCGGGTTCGACGCCCGGTTCTCCGCCGTGCACCGGCGCTACGCCTACCGGATCAGCGACCATCCGGCCGGTGCCCCGCCGCTGCGCCGCCGGGACGTGCTGAGCCATCGCCGTCCCCTGGACGCCGCGGCGATGAGCGCCGCCGCCACCACGCTGACCGGGCTGAACGACTTCGCCGCGTTCTGCAAGCACCGCGAGGGCGCCACGACCATCCGCACCCTGATCACCTACGAGTGGCGCCGCGACGAGGACGGCCTGCTGGTGGCGACCGTGCTGGCCGACGCGTTCTGCCACTCGATGGTGCGGGCGCTGGTGGGCGCCGTGCTGCCGGTGGGGGAGGGACGGCGCCCGGTCTCCTGGCCGGCGCAGATCCTGACCGCCGCCCGCCGTGACCCGCACGTCACGGTGGTGCCGCCACACGGTCTGGTGCTGGAGGAGGTCGGCTACCCGGCGGACGCCGAGCTGGCGGCGCGGGCCCGGGAGGCGAGGGCGGTACGGACCCTGGGAGGCTAGTACCGGCGTGGGGGCGGGTCCGACCGCTCGTCCCCACGTCATGTTCTGTTCACACCAATCGCACAGAACGCTCTTAGAATCCTCGACCGTGACGACGACGAGGCGTGACCCCGCCACCCCGAGTGACCGACCCCGGCCGCGCCGCACCGCCGGTGTGCTCGCCGCGGCGACCGGCCTGGCCGGTCTCGGCCTTCTGATGCCCTCGACCGCCAGCGCGGCCGACACGGCTACCTGCACCGGCGACGTGACCGCGATCGGCGCGGTGCAGGGATCCGGTGCCACCGCCGCGATCACCGGCGCGGTCACCGTGCGCGGCGTCGTGGTGGGCGACAACGAGGGCTCCTCGCCCACCCTCCAGGGCTTCTTCGTGCAGGACGGCGGCGACAAGGACAAGTCCACCTCGGACGGCATCTTCGTCTACGCCCCCGGCAAGGACCAGGTGAAGAACGGCGACCAGGTGCAGGTCACCGGCACCGCCGCGGAGTACCAGGGGCAGACCCAGATCACCGCGACCGCGCTGAGCGTCTGCGCCACCGGCCGGAGCGTGAAGCCGACCAGCGTGAAACTCCCGCTGGCGAGCGCCGATTCGCTGGAACGCTACGAGGGCATGCTGGTGCGCCTGCCGCAGAAGCTGACCGTGACCGAGCACTACCTGCTGGGCCGCTTCGGCCAGGTGACGGTGTCGTCGGGCGGCCGGCTGATGCAGCCGACCAACGTGTACCCGGCCGACGACCCGCGCAGCGCGCGGCTCCAGGCCGAGAACGACCTGAACCAGCTGATCATCGACGACGCGCTGAACAACCAGAACCCGGACCCGATCGTGTTCGGGCGCGACGGCGAGCCGCTGAGCGCCACCAACACCCTGCGCACGGGCGACACGGTGAAGAACGCGGTCGGCGTGCTCACCTACACCTGGGCCGGTAACTCGGCGAGCCCCAATGCCTGGCGGCTGCGCCCGGTGGGTGCCCTGAACGGCTCGGCGGACTTCACGGCGGCGAACGCCCGCCCGAAGAAGACCGAGGTGGACGGCGACCTGAAGGTGGCCAGCAGCAACCTGCTCAACTACTTCAACACCTTCACGGGCTGCACCTACGGGGTGGGCGGTGAGGCCGCCGACTGCCGGGGCGCCGAGAACGCCACCGAGCTGGAGCGGCAGACCGCCAAGGAGGTGGCCGCCCTCACCTCGCTGGATGCCGACGTGATCGGCCTGATGGAGATCGAGAACGACGGCTACGCCGCGGACAGCGCGATCGCCCAGCTCACCGATGCCCTGAACGCCGCGACCGAGCCCGGTACCTACGCCTACGTGGACACCGACGCGGCCACCGGCGTCACCAATGTGGCCGGTGACGACGCGATCAAGGTGGCCATGCTCTACCGGCCGGCCGCGGTCACCCCGGTGAAGACGCTGGTGGAGAACGACGACCTGTTCGAGCGGCACCCGCTCTCGGTCACCTTCGAGACGAGGAAGAAGGCCCGCGTCAGCGTGGTGGTCAACCACTTCAAGTCGAAGGGCTGCGACGGCGCGACCGGCACCGACACCGATCAGGGCGACGGCCAGAGCTGCTGGAACACGCACCGCGTGGAGCAGGCCACGACCCTGGCGAGCTGGATCGACACCACCGTGGTGCCCGCCGCGGGCGACCCGGACGTGCTGGTCATCGGTGACCTGAACTCCTACGCCAAGGAGGACCCGATCCTGGCGCTGGCCGCGGCCGGCTACACCGACATGATCGACAGGGAGACCGGCAGCGAGAAGGCCTACTCCTACGTCTACGACGGCCAGTCCGGGTACCTCGACCAGGCGCTGGCCAGCAAGTCGCTGAAGAGCCAGGTCAAGGACGTCGAGGACGTGCACATCAACGCCGACGAGCCCTCGGTGCTGGACTACAACACCAACTACAAGACGGCCGGCCAGCTCACCTCGCTGTACGCCCCCGACCGGTTCCGCACCTCCGACCACGACCCCGTGCTGATCGGGCTCAACCTGCGCAGGTAACCCCTGGAACGGTGGACGACGCCGGGCCGTGACGACCCGGCGTCGTCCACCATTTTCAAGATCACACGGCAGGTGCGGGTTACGAATGGCGGGCGCGGCCGGACAGTGCCAAGGTCGCCTGCATGAGCAATCCGACCTTTGAACCCGGCGACTCGGACGAGGTCTACCAGCCGCCGGAAGACGGTTCCGACGACACGTACGACCTGGACCAGGCGTTCGGCGACGACGACGTGGACGGAGCGGTGTTCGACGCCAGCTACTCCCCGCCGGAGAAGCCCCGGGGCATGACCCGGTTCGGCACCACCGCGGAGGAGGAGCTCCAGGGCGAGTCCCTGGACCAGCGTCTCTCGCAGGAGGAGCCCGACCCGAACCTGGCCTCCGACCTGGAGGCCTCGCCCTCGGACGAGAACGTCGACTCGGTCGACAACAGCCGGATCGAGGACGAGGACCTGTCGTACGCCGAGGTGGGCGGAGACCGCGCCGGCCGGCTGGTGGACCCGGACGAGGGCCTCGGCTCGGACACCGAGAAGGACCTGATCGGGTCCGACGTCGGCATCGACCAGGGCGCGGCGAGCGCCGAAGAGGCCGCGGTCCACGTCATCGACTGAAACCGGTTGTCGCCCGGGGGCCCACCCCGGGCACACTGGCCCCGTGGCCGGTATCGACGTCAATCAGGTTTCCTTCACTCTGCCCGACGGGCGTCCCCTGCTGGACGAGGTCACGTTCAAGGTGCCCGACGGTGCGGTGGCCGCGCTGATCGGGCCGAACGGCACCGGCAAGACCACCCTGCTGCGGATCCTGGCCGGCGACACGGCCGCGCAGTCCGGCGCGGCCGTGGTCGCCGGTTCGCTCGGGGTGATGCGGCAGTTCATCGGCAGCGTGCGCGACCGCACCAGCGTGCGTGACCTGCTCATCTCGGTGGCGCCCGCACCGGTCCGGATCGCCGGGCAGGCCCTGGAGGCCGCCGAGCTGGCGATGATGGAACGCGACGACGAGCCGACCCAGATGGCCTATGCGCAGGCGCTGTCCGACTGGGCCGACGCCGGCGGTTACGAGGCCGAGACGGCGTGGGACGTGTGCACGGTGGCCGCGCTCGGCATGCCGTTCGAGAAGGCCCAGTGGCGTAATGCCGACACGCTCTCCGGCGGTGAGCAGAAGCGCCTGGTGCTGGAGGCCCTGCTGCGTGGGCCCGACGACGTGCTGCTGCTCGACGAGCCGGACAACTACCTCGACGTGCCGGGCAAGCGCTGGCTGGAACAGCGCCTGGCCGAGACCCCGAAGACCGTGCTGCTGGTCAGTCACGACCGGGAACTGCTCTCGCACGCCGCCACCCGCATCGTCACCCTGGAGCCGCACGCGGCCGGGGCCAACGCCTGGATCCACGGCGGTGGTTTCGGCACCTACGCGCAGGCCCGGGCCGACCGCAACTCCCGGCTGGAAGAACTGCGGCGCCGCTGGGACGAGGAGCACGCCAAGCTCAAGCAGCTCGTGCTGATGCTGAAGACCAAGTCCTCGTTCATGGACTCGATGGCCGCGCAGTACCACGCCGCCCAGACCCGGCTGGCCAAGTTCGAGGCGGCCGGCCCTCCGGAGCTGGTGGCGAACGAGCAGAACGTGCACATGCGGCTCAAGGGCGGGCGCACCGGAAAGCGCGCCGTGGTGGCCGAGAACCTGGAGCTGACCGGGCTGATGAAGCCGTTCAGCACCGAGCTGTGGTTCGGCGACCGGGTGGCCGTGCTCGGCTCGAACGGGTCGGGCAAGTCGCACTTCCTGCGGTTGCTCGCGGCCGGGGGCAGCGACCCGGACATCGAGCACCAGCCGGTGGACGACTCGCCGACGGCACGCCCGGGCAGCGTGGAGCACACCGGCTCGGTGAAGCTCGGGGCCCGGGTGCGGCCGGGCTGGTTCGCCCAGACCCACCAGCACGTCGAGCTGGCCGGGCGGGCGCTGCTCGACATCCTGCACCGGGGTGACGGGCACCGTTCCGGGCTGCCGCGCGAGGCGGCCAGCCGGGTGCTCGACCGGTACGAGCTCAGCGCCCAGGCCGAGCAGAAGTTCGAGTCGCTGTCGGGCGGTCAGCAGGCCAGGTTCCAGATCCTGCTGCTGGAACTGTCGGGTGCCACCCTGCTGCTGCTCGACGAGCCCACCGACAACCTCGACCTGCACTCGGCCGAGGCCCTGGAGAAGGGACTGTCCGCGTTCGAGGGCACGGTGGTGGCGGTGACTCACGACCGCTGGTTCGCCCGGGAGTTCGACCGGTTCCTGGTGTTCGGGTCGGACGGCAGGGTGTACGAGTCGGACGAGCCGGTCTGGGACGAGACCCGGGTCCAGCGGGCACGCTGACCGCTCTCAGCCGACTTTCACGGAACAATCAGTTTCGGCCCGTAGTTTGATCACCGTGATCGAGTCTCCGGCCGTCCTCATCGTGAACTCGGCCTCCCGTCGGGGGCAGGAGAACTTCTCCCAGGCCCGCGACCGGCTGACCGAGCTGGGCGTGGAGCTGATGGCCGCCCACGCGGTCGAAGACCCGAGCACCCTGCCCGACGTGGTGGCGCGGTCCGTCGCCGCCGGTGCCCGCACGATCGTGCTGGGTGGCGGCGACGGCACGGTCAGCTCGGTGGCGCCGCAGCTGTGCAGCACCGAGGTGGTGCTCGGGCTGCTGCCCACCGGCACCGCCAACGACCTGGCCCGCACTCTGGGTCTGCCCACCGATCTGGCCAGGGCCTGCGAGAACGTGGCCAACGGCAAGATTGTGGACGTCGATCTGGGCGTGGTGGGCGACGACCGGTTCCTCAACGTCAGCTCGATCGGCCTGGCCGTCGGCGTCACCGAGCAGCTCAACCCCAGGCTGAAGAAGCGGCTCGGGGCACTGGCCTACCCGGTCGCCACGATCAAGGCCTACCGCCGGTTCCAGACCTTCTCGGCCAAGCTGGAGTTCCCCGACGGCGACCACCCCGACGTCGAGCTGGACGACCTGCTCCAGCTGGCCGTGGCCAACGGCCGCTTCTACGGCGGGGGAGCGGTGGTGGCGCCGAACGCCGGCATCGACGACCACCTGCTCGACGTGTACGCCATCCCGCGCGGCACGCCACGGCAGCGCTGGCAGGTGGCCCGGCACTTCGTCAGTGGGGCCTTCACCGAGAGCGACCACGTGTACCACGTGACCACCCGCAACGTGCGCGTCTCCACCGTGCCCGGGCAGGCGATCAACGTGGACGGCGAGCTGTCCGCGCACACCCCCGAGACCTTCGGCGTGGTGCAGGGCGGCCTGCGGGTGATCGTGCCGGAAGACGCCACGGTCGGGGTGGCCGACATCAGTGCGAGACAGCGGGCCCGTTCGTGAGCGGCTCCACGTCGTCCTCCACCCGGTGCGGGTCGGAGGCGAAGAACCGCTCGACGGCACGGATCTTGTTCACCGCGTCGAGCGCCGCCACCTTGTAGGCCTCGGACAGCGTGGGGTAGTTGAACACTGTGTCCACCAGGTTGTCCACGGTGCCCTCGCAGGTCATGATCGCCTGGCCCAGGTGCACCAGCTCGGTGGCCTGGGAGCCGAACACGTGCACCCCGAGCAGCTTTCGCGTGCCGGTGCTGACCAGCAGTTTCAGCATGCCGTAGGAGTCACCGGCGATCTGCCCGCGGGCCAGCTCGCGGTAGCGCGAGATGCCCACCTCGTAGGGCACGGACGACGAGGTCAGGTCGGCCTCGGTCCAGCCGCAGTAGCTGATCTCCGGGATCGTGTAGATGCCGATCGGCTGGAGCCCGATCAGGCTGTTCACCTGCTCGCCGAAGGCGTGGTAGGCGGCCAGCCGGCCCTGTTCCATCGAGGTCGCGGCCAGCGCCGGGAACCCGATCACGTCACCCACCGCGTAGATGTGCCCGACGCTGGTGCGGTAGTGCTCGTCCACGGTGATCCGGCCCCGGGCGTCGGCCTCCAGGCCCGCGTTGGCCAGGTCGAGGGCGTCGGTCGCGCCCTGCCGGCCGGCCGAGTACATCACCGCGTCCGCCGGAATCCGCTTGCCCGACACCAGATTCGTCACCGTGCCGAGCTCGTTGTTCTCGACCGAGGCGACCTTCTCGCCGAACCGGAAGGTGACCGACAGGTCGCGCAGGTGGAACTTGAGCGACTCGACGATCTCCGAGTCGCAGAAGTCGAGCATCTGGTCGCGTTGCTCCACCACGGTGACCTTGCAGCCGACCGCGGCGAACATCGAGGCGTACTCGATCCCGATCACCCCGGCACCGACCACGACCAGCGACCGGGGCAGCTGGTCCAGGTGCAGGATGCCGTCGGAGTCGATGACCTTCTTGCCGTCGAAGTCGATCGAGCCGGGTCGCGCCGGGGTGGTGCCGGTGGCGATCACCACATAGGCCGCAGTGACGCTGTGCGAGCCACCCGGGCCGCCCTCGATCAGCACGGTGTGCGCATCGGTGAACCGGCCGGTGCCGTGCAGCAGGTCCACGCCGTTGCGGTTGAGCTGGCTGCGGATCACCTCGATCTCGCGGCCGATCACGTGCGTGGTGCGGGCCAGCAGGTCTTCCAGGGTGATGTCCTGCTTCACCCGGTAGTTCTGGCCGTACATGTCCCGCTGGTAGGTGCCGGTGAGATAGAGCACGGCCTCGCGCAGGGTCTTCGAGGGGATCGTGCCGGTGTTGATGCAGACCCCGCCGACCATGTCGCCGCGCTCCACCACGGCGGCCCGGCGGCCCAGCTTGGCCGCGGCGATCGCGGCCTTCTGACCACCCGGCCCGGACCCGATCACCACCAGGTCGTAGTCGTACTCGGATGACTCGGCCATGATCGAACTCCCCGTGATCGCAGACGCTGCCTCCTGCCATCATCGGCGCCTTCCGGGCGGGGGTGAAGGCTCGCCTGCGGCGCCCGCGTTTTGACCCTCCGGAAGCGGGCCGGTAATCTGTTTTCTCGTTGTGTGACCCGTCCGTCATGTCGAGCCTTACTGGCACGTGGCACGTCGGGCGCGGAGCACCGGCCCTCCCAGAAGCTGTGGGAGCTGGTTGATGCCCGTGGCACATGAAAATGCCGACCCGAATGCTATGACCCAGAACGAGGCTGCGACCGTGCGTACGTTTACCCCCAAGCCCGGTGATGTCGAGCGTCGCTGGCACGTCATCGACGCGTCCGACGTCGTCCTTGGCCGACTTGCCACGCAGGCCGCGGTGCTGCTGCGGGGCAAGCACAAGCCGACCTTCGCTCCGCACGTCGACACCGGCGACTTCGTCATCATCATCAACGCCGACAAGGTTGCCCTGACCGGCAACAAGCGCGAGCAGAAGAAGGCCTACCGGCACTCCGGCTACCCGGGTGGTCTGCGTTCGGTCACCTACACCGAACTGCTGGACAAGAACCCGGAACGGGCCGTCGAGAAGGCGGTTCGGGGCATGCTGCCGAAGAACTCCCTCGGTCGTGCCGTGCTCGGCAAGCTCAAGGTCTACTCCGGCCCGGAGCACCCGCACGCCGCGCAGCAGCCCGTCCCCTTCGAGATCACCCAGATCGCCCAGTAATCCCAGGCGCCGGATTCCGGCGCCCGCGGATCGCGATCCCGTAGCCAAGCGCAAGCAAGGAGAACCGTGAGCGAGCCCACCACCGACGTGGTCGAAGAGACCACCGACGAGTTCGAAGAGGACGCGCCCAGCAGCTACACCTCCGCCACGCCGGCGGCCAAGGGTGGCGGCTCGAGCATCACCGCCCCCGGTGGGGCCACCGGCCGCCGCAAGGAGGCCGTCGCCCGCGTCCGCCTCGTGCCCGGCACCGGGCAGTGGAAGATCAACGGCCGCACCCTCGAGGACTACTTCCCGAACAAGGTGCACCAGCAGCTGGTCAACGAGCCCTTCCGGGTCACCGAGACCGAGGGCCGCTTCGACGTCATCGCCCGTCTGCACGGTGGTGGCTCGTCCGGTCAGGCCGGTGCGCTGCGTCTGGGCGTCGCCCGTTCGCTGAACGAGATCGACGAAGAGGCCAACCGCCCGTCGATGAAGAAGGCCGGCTTCATGACTCGTGACCCGCGGGTCAAGGAGCGCAAGAAGGCTGGTCTCAAGAAGGCGCGTAAGGCTCCTCAGTACAGCAAGCGCTGATCTGCTCATCAGCTGCGCACGCACGGCCCCGGGGCTCTTCTGCTCCGGGGCCGTCGTGCGTCCACAGCGGGGGACCTGTGGTTTTGGCGTACCGGAGCTTCGGGGGCAGAGTGCGCGTAGGCTTTGGACATTCCCGCTAGGAGGAACGCGTTGGCGCGACTATTCGGCACGGACGGCGTCAGAGGACTGGCCAATCGTGACGTGACCGCTGAGATCGCCCTCGACCTCACGGTCGCGGCGGCGCATGTGCTCGGTGAGGTCGCGGACTTCCACGGCCGCCGGCCCCGGGCCGTCATCGGCCGTGACACCCGCGCCTCCGGCGAGTTCCTGTCCGCCGCCGTGATGGCCGGCCTGGCCAGCGCCGGGGTCGACGTGGAAGACGCCGGTGTGGTGCCGACGCCCGCGGTCGCGTTCCTGGTCGACGACACCGAGGCCGATCTGGGTGTGGTGCTGTCGGCATCGCACAACCCGATGCCCGACAACGGCATCAAGTTCTTCGCCAGCGGCGGCTTCAAGCTTCCCGACGAGGTCGAGGACCAGATCGAGCGCCGGATGGGTGAACCCTGGGACCGCCCGGTCGGTGCCGAGGTGGGCCGCACCCGCCGCCTGGCCAAGGCCGACGACCGCTACGTGAAGCACCTGGTCGGCACCCTGCCCTGCCGCCTCGACGGCCTGAAGGTCGTGCTCGACTGCGCTCACGGCGCGGCCAGCACGGTCTCTCCCCGGGCCTTCCGTGAGGCCGGTGCCGAGGTCGTGGTGATCGGGGCCGAGCCGGACGGGCTCAACATCAACGACGGCTACGGCTCCACCCACCTGGACCGCCTGCGCGAGGCCGTGATCGCGAACGGCGCCGACGCCGGCATCGCGCACGACGGTGATGCCGACCGCTGCCTGGCCGTCGACCACCTGGGCCGCGACGTGGACGGCGACCAGATCATGGCCATCCTCGCCCTGGCCTTCGCCGACCGCGGCGTGCTGGCCCACAAGACGCTGGTCACCACGGTGATGAGCAACCTGGGCCTGAAGCTGGCCATGGAGCGCGAGGGCATCCGCATGGTGCAGACCGCCGTGGGTGACCGCTACGTGCTGGAAGAGATGCGGGCCGAGGGTTATTCGCTCGGCGGCGAGCAGTCCGGTCACGTGGTCATGCTCGAGCACAGCACCACCGGTGACGGCGTGCTCACCGGCCTGCACCTGCTGGCCCGCATGGCCGAGACCGGTAAGTCGCTGGCCGAGCTGGGCTCGGTGATGGAGCGGCTGCCGCAGGTGCTGGTGAACGTGAAGGGCGTGGACAAGAGCCGCTGCCACGACGACGCCGAGGTCCAGGCCGCCGTCTCCGCCGTGGAGGCCCGGCTGGGTGACACCGGGCGGGTGCTGCTGCGTCCCTCCGGCACCGAGGCGCTGGTGCGCGTCATGGTCGAGGCCAAGGAGGCCGGGCAGGCCCGCGCCGAGGCCGACGGCCTGGCGTCGGTGGTGAAGGCGCAGCTCGCGCTGTAACCACCGGCTGACAGACAGGCCGAAGGGCCGGTACCGCCCCTCCGCGGTACCGGCCCTTCGTCGTCCCCCGTTCGTTCCCCGGCTACAGGCCGACCGAGGTGGCGTCCGCGTCCGGGTTCGCGTCCCGGGTGTCCAGCAGGTCGCTCTCCTGCGCCTCCGGTGCGGTGATGCTCGTGACCACCGAGCCGTCCGAGGACAGGGCCTCGGCCTCAGCCGGTTTCCCGTCATCGGTCACCGACTGCGGCACCGTCACCACGGCGAGCCGGTTCTCGACCTTCGCGGTGACGTCGCCGACTCGCACCCGGGTGGCGTCCTCCGGCGCGATGACCAGGTAGCGCCGGGTCTTGCCGCTGTTCACGTAGACACCCGCCATGGCCTCTCCGTCGCCGTCGGCCGTGGTCACCATGTGCCCGCGCTTGATGTCCTCGCCCATCGTCTCGCCGTCCTCGTCGTCGAGAACGTCGGTGGCGGGGACCACGTCGGCGAAGGCCGCCAGGTACACGCCGTCGGCCGAGCGCAGCAGGGCGGCCGACGCGTGGCCCCCCTTCTTGCCGACGTCGAGGGCACCGGCCCAGACCGGCACCTCGGCCGTCGACGCCCGCCGGCCGCCCAGACTGCCGCCCAGGTCTTCGAGCGCGGCGGCGTCGGTACCTGTTGCCGCCACCGCGGCCAGGTCGTAGCCCGGGGCGGTCGACATCGAGTTGCTGTCCAGGCGAGTGCCGCCGGCCTCGATCTGGACGGTGGACAGCAGGTACTCGTCCTCGGTGACCGGCCCGGCCCAGAAGCCGTCGCCGATCTTCGGCACGGCCTCGTACCGGTCGGTGATCTTCTCGGCGCCGTTCTCCACCGCGAACGTCCGGCCGGAGGTGATCCGCACCTGGTCGGCCTGCGGGGCGACGACGAGCACGACGGCCTGGTCAAGGTTCGAGCTCCGGTCGGTGGCCGAGGAGGGGGAGACGAACAGGGTGTAAGGGTCGTGGGGCACCTGGCCCGGCCCCTCCGGAAGGCCCTGGTACGAGACCACGTCCAGGTCGGTGGCAGCGGCCCCGGCCCGGCCGAGCAGGAAGCTCCGGTCCCAGTAGGTGCGGCCCTTCTTCTGCCAGCTGAACAGCACCATCGCGTAGCGGGCCCGGCCGTCGACGTCACCCGCCGCCACCACCCGCACGTCGTCGGCCGCGATCGCCGGCTCGTCCGGGTCGTGCCAGTCGTCGTTGCCGCTGAACTCCTCGCGCAGGTCGCCGAGCCAGGCGTCGTCGCCGGCCAGAGACCCGACGGTGCGCTCCGGGTAGCCGGCCTCCTCGGGAGTGCTCGGTTCCTTCGTCGCGGTGGCGGTCACCTGCGGCGTGGCC harbors:
- a CDS encoding ExeM/NucH family extracellular endonuclease, with the protein product MTTTRRDPATPSDRPRPRRTAGVLAAATGLAGLGLLMPSTASAADTATCTGDVTAIGAVQGSGATAAITGAVTVRGVVVGDNEGSSPTLQGFFVQDGGDKDKSTSDGIFVYAPGKDQVKNGDQVQVTGTAAEYQGQTQITATALSVCATGRSVKPTSVKLPLASADSLERYEGMLVRLPQKLTVTEHYLLGRFGQVTVSSGGRLMQPTNVYPADDPRSARLQAENDLNQLIIDDALNNQNPDPIVFGRDGEPLSATNTLRTGDTVKNAVGVLTYTWAGNSASPNAWRLRPVGALNGSADFTAANARPKKTEVDGDLKVASSNLLNYFNTFTGCTYGVGGEAADCRGAENATELERQTAKEVAALTSLDADVIGLMEIENDGYAADSAIAQLTDALNAATEPGTYAYVDTDAATGVTNVAGDDAIKVAMLYRPAAVTPVKTLVENDDLFERHPLSVTFETRKKARVSVVVNHFKSKGCDGATGTDTDQGDGQSCWNTHRVEQATTLASWIDTTVVPAAGDPDVLVIGDLNSYAKEDPILALAAAGYTDMIDRETGSEKAYSYVYDGQSGYLDQALASKSLKSQVKDVEDVHINADEPSVLDYNTNYKTAGQLTSLYAPDRFRTSDHDPVLIGLNLRR
- the sthA gene encoding Si-specific NAD(P)(+) transhydrogenase, with product MAESSEYDYDLVVIGSGPGGQKAAIAAAKLGRRAAVVERGDMVGGVCINTGTIPSKTLREAVLYLTGTYQRDMYGQNYRVKQDITLEDLLARTTHVIGREIEVIRSQLNRNGVDLLHGTGRFTDAHTVLIEGGPGGSHSVTAAYVVIATGTTPARPGSIDFDGKKVIDSDGILHLDQLPRSLVVVGAGVIGIEYASMFAAVGCKVTVVEQRDQMLDFCDSEIVESLKFHLRDLSVTFRFGEKVASVENNELGTVTNLVSGKRIPADAVMYSAGRQGATDALDLANAGLEADARGRITVDEHYRTSVGHIYAVGDVIGFPALAATSMEQGRLAAYHAFGEQVNSLIGLQPIGIYTIPEISYCGWTEADLTSSSVPYEVGISRYRELARGQIAGDSYGMLKLLVSTGTRKLLGVHVFGSQATELVHLGQAIMTCEGTVDNLVDTVFNYPTLSEAYKVAALDAVNKIRAVERFFASDPHRVEDDVEPLTNGPAVSH
- a CDS encoding ABC-F family ATP-binding cassette domain-containing protein — encoded protein: MAGIDVNQVSFTLPDGRPLLDEVTFKVPDGAVAALIGPNGTGKTTLLRILAGDTAAQSGAAVVAGSLGVMRQFIGSVRDRTSVRDLLISVAPAPVRIAGQALEAAELAMMERDDEPTQMAYAQALSDWADAGGYEAETAWDVCTVAALGMPFEKAQWRNADTLSGGEQKRLVLEALLRGPDDVLLLDEPDNYLDVPGKRWLEQRLAETPKTVLLVSHDRELLSHAATRIVTLEPHAAGANAWIHGGGFGTYAQARADRNSRLEELRRRWDEEHAKLKQLVLMLKTKSSFMDSMAAQYHAAQTRLAKFEAAGPPELVANEQNVHMRLKGGRTGKRAVVAENLELTGLMKPFSTELWFGDRVAVLGSNGSGKSHFLRLLAAGGSDPDIEHQPVDDSPTARPGSVEHTGSVKLGARVRPGWFAQTHQHVELAGRALLDILHRGDGHRSGLPREAASRVLDRYELSAQAEQKFESLSGGQQARFQILLLELSGATLLLLDEPTDNLDLHSAEALEKGLSAFEGTVVAVTHDRWFAREFDRFLVFGSDGRVYESDEPVWDETRVQRAR
- a CDS encoding DUF5709 domain-containing protein, translating into MSNPTFEPGDSDEVYQPPEDGSDDTYDLDQAFGDDDVDGAVFDASYSPPEKPRGMTRFGTTAEEELQGESLDQRLSQEEPDPNLASDLEASPSDENVDSVDNSRIEDEDLSYAEVGGDRAGRLVDPDEGLGSDTEKDLIGSDVGIDQGAASAEEAAVHVID
- the rplM gene encoding 50S ribosomal protein L13, with protein sequence MRTFTPKPGDVERRWHVIDASDVVLGRLATQAAVLLRGKHKPTFAPHVDTGDFVIIINADKVALTGNKREQKKAYRHSGYPGGLRSVTYTELLDKNPERAVEKAVRGMLPKNSLGRAVLGKLKVYSGPEHPHAAQQPVPFEITQIAQ
- the glmM gene encoding phosphoglucosamine mutase, with product MARLFGTDGVRGLANRDVTAEIALDLTVAAAHVLGEVADFHGRRPRAVIGRDTRASGEFLSAAVMAGLASAGVDVEDAGVVPTPAVAFLVDDTEADLGVVLSASHNPMPDNGIKFFASGGFKLPDEVEDQIERRMGEPWDRPVGAEVGRTRRLAKADDRYVKHLVGTLPCRLDGLKVVLDCAHGAASTVSPRAFREAGAEVVVIGAEPDGLNINDGYGSTHLDRLREAVIANGADAGIAHDGDADRCLAVDHLGRDVDGDQIMAILALAFADRGVLAHKTLVTTVMSNLGLKLAMEREGIRMVQTAVGDRYVLEEMRAEGYSLGGEQSGHVVMLEHSTTGDGVLTGLHLLARMAETGKSLAELGSVMERLPQVLVNVKGVDKSRCHDDAEVQAAVSAVEARLGDTGRVLLRPSGTEALVRVMVEAKEAGQARAEADGLASVVKAQLAL
- the truA gene encoding tRNA pseudouridine(38-40) synthase TruA; amino-acid sequence: MRIRLDLGYDGTDFSGWAAQPGRRTVEEVLATGLGTILRLPRPPKLTVAGRTDAGVHARAQVAHVDVPREVWERVPGRSDRPPAAALLTRLAGVLPGDVRVHGASIAPAGFDARFSAVHRRYAYRISDHPAGAPPLRRRDVLSHRRPLDAAAMSAAATTLTGLNDFAAFCKHREGATTIRTLITYEWRRDEDGLLVATVLADAFCHSMVRALVGAVLPVGEGRRPVSWPAQILTAARRDPHVTVVPPHGLVLEEVGYPADAELAARAREARAVRTLGG
- a CDS encoding lipid kinase is translated as MIESPAVLIVNSASRRGQENFSQARDRLTELGVELMAAHAVEDPSTLPDVVARSVAAGARTIVLGGGDGTVSSVAPQLCSTEVVLGLLPTGTANDLARTLGLPTDLARACENVANGKIVDVDLGVVGDDRFLNVSSIGLAVGVTEQLNPRLKKRLGALAYPVATIKAYRRFQTFSAKLEFPDGDHPDVELDDLLQLAVANGRFYGGGAVVAPNAGIDDHLLDVYAIPRGTPRQRWQVARHFVSGAFTESDHVYHVTTRNVRVSTVPGQAINVDGELSAHTPETFGVVQGGLRVIVPEDATVGVADISARQRARS
- the rpsI gene encoding 30S ribosomal protein S9, with the protein product MSEPTTDVVEETTDEFEEDAPSSYTSATPAAKGGGSSITAPGGATGRRKEAVARVRLVPGTGQWKINGRTLEDYFPNKVHQQLVNEPFRVTETEGRFDVIARLHGGGSSGQAGALRLGVARSLNEIDEEANRPSMKKAGFMTRDPRVKERKKAGLKKARKAPQYSKR